One genomic region from Streptomyces sp. NBC_01431 encodes:
- a CDS encoding aldehyde dehydrogenase family protein, producing MPELFIAGRWTAAAEGGKRDIRCPADGTLVAQVDEAGPKDAAAATAAARDAFDHGPWPHTSVADRAALLLRVADLLQRDKADFARAESLDTGKRLVESEYDMDDIANCFRYFGNLVAAGGTDRIVDAGNPSVDSRIVHEPVGVCALITPWNYPLLQTAWKVAPALAAGNTFVLKPSELTPHTAIMLMRLLQEAGLPDGAANLVLGSGAVVGAPLTVDERVDLVSFTGGLSTGRSIMAAAAATVKKVALELGGKNPNIVFADAHFETAVDYALMAVFLHSGQVCSAGARLLVEDELHDRFVDELAARARQIRMGGPFDEHARTGPLISAGHRDKVEAYVAAGVAEGAVLRLGGARPDDPALANGFYYPPTILDECTPQMSVVQDESFGPVVTVERFRGEAEAVALANDTVYGLAGAVWTTDQSRAHRVAAALRVGTVWINDFHPYVPQAEWGGMKQSGVGRELGPSGLAEYTEAKHVWRNTAPEPQRWFD from the coding sequence ATGCCCGAGCTGTTCATCGCCGGCCGGTGGACGGCGGCCGCGGAAGGGGGCAAGCGGGACATCCGGTGCCCCGCGGACGGCACTCTCGTCGCCCAGGTGGACGAGGCCGGGCCGAAGGACGCGGCCGCCGCGACGGCCGCAGCCCGGGACGCCTTCGACCACGGTCCGTGGCCGCACACCTCCGTCGCCGACCGGGCCGCGCTGCTGCTCCGGGTCGCCGACCTCCTCCAGCGAGACAAGGCCGACTTCGCCAGGGCGGAGTCGCTCGACACCGGCAAGCGCCTGGTCGAGTCGGAGTACGACATGGACGACATCGCGAATTGTTTCCGCTACTTCGGCAACCTCGTCGCCGCGGGCGGCACGGACCGGATCGTCGACGCGGGCAACCCGTCCGTCGACAGCCGCATCGTCCATGAGCCGGTCGGAGTGTGCGCCCTGATCACGCCGTGGAACTACCCGCTGTTGCAGACCGCGTGGAAGGTCGCGCCCGCGCTGGCAGCGGGCAACACCTTCGTCCTCAAGCCGAGCGAGCTGACACCGCATACCGCGATCATGCTGATGAGGCTCCTCCAGGAGGCCGGGCTGCCGGACGGGGCCGCCAACCTCGTGCTCGGCTCCGGGGCCGTGGTCGGCGCGCCGCTGACCGTGGACGAGCGGGTCGACCTGGTCTCCTTCACCGGCGGGCTCTCCACCGGCCGGAGCATCATGGCGGCCGCCGCCGCCACCGTGAAGAAGGTGGCCCTTGAGCTCGGCGGCAAGAACCCCAACATCGTCTTCGCCGACGCGCACTTCGAGACCGCTGTCGACTACGCGCTCATGGCCGTCTTCCTGCATTCGGGGCAGGTCTGCTCGGCCGGTGCCCGGCTCCTCGTGGAGGACGAGCTGCACGACCGCTTCGTCGACGAACTCGCCGCGCGCGCCCGGCAGATCCGCATGGGCGGCCCCTTCGACGAGCACGCCCGCACCGGACCGCTCATCTCGGCCGGACACCGCGACAAGGTCGAGGCGTACGTCGCCGCCGGTGTCGCGGAGGGTGCCGTGCTGCGGCTCGGCGGCGCCCGGCCCGACGATCCCGCGCTCGCGAACGGCTTCTACTACCCGCCCACCATCCTCGACGAGTGCACCCCGCAGATGTCCGTCGTCCAGGACGAGTCGTTCGGACCGGTCGTGACGGTGGAGCGGTTCCGTGGCGAGGCCGAGGCGGTGGCGCTCGCGAACGACACCGTCTACGGCCTGGCGGGAGCGGTGTGGACGACGGACCAGAGCAGGGCGCACCGGGTGGCCGCCGCCCTGCGGGTCGGCACGGTCTGGATCAACGACTTCCACCCCTACGTCCCGCAGGCCGAGTGGGGCGGCATGAAGCAGTCCGGCGTGGGTCGCGAACTGGGCCCCTCCGGACTCGCCGAATACACCGAGGCCAAGCACGTCTGGCGCAACACGGCGCCCGAACCGCAGCGCTGGTTCGACTGA
- a CDS encoding APC family permease, translating to MADTPAGPEGPVASAPSDHDAALTELGYKPGLKRTLGNFHTFAAGISYISILTGTFQLFYFGVSFGGPAYWWSWPMVFLGQLMVALCFCELAARFPVAGSVYNWSKHCGGPHTGWLAGWMMTVATMVSLAAVALAYQLTLPQISSFFQVVGDGTGKYDAAANAVLLGTILILFTTLVNAFGVKLMATINSGGVFIELIAAVVLVVLLGANITRGPSAILQTHGYGQGQPLGYFGAFLTASLASAYVMYGFDTASSLGEESIDPARNAPRAILRALVASFLIGGLILLFALLAAPDLHAKELSVDGLQYVVKAVLGHTIGVVVLWCVVIAITVCALSVQTAGLRLAFAMARDNNLPGGSKLARLSPRFQTPVLATCLIGIVAVVILVVNINQPQIFSVVTSIAIVMIYIAYLLVTLPLLVQRLRGRWSPAPGSFSLGRFGIPVNILAVLWGAAMTVNLLWPRAAVYNATGPQHWYLRWGGVLFVGAVSVGGFLYYWFVQRKQTGVLAEHAVGEVPEPMAHGGP from the coding sequence ATGGCGGACACCCCGGCAGGTCCGGAGGGACCGGTCGCGAGCGCGCCCTCCGACCACGACGCGGCGCTCACCGAGCTGGGCTACAAGCCAGGCCTCAAACGGACGCTCGGCAACTTCCACACCTTCGCCGCCGGGATCAGCTACATCTCCATCCTGACCGGCACCTTCCAGCTGTTCTACTTCGGCGTCAGCTTCGGCGGGCCCGCCTACTGGTGGTCCTGGCCGATGGTCTTCCTCGGCCAGCTGATGGTGGCCCTGTGCTTCTGCGAACTCGCCGCCCGGTTCCCCGTCGCGGGCTCGGTCTACAACTGGTCCAAGCACTGCGGCGGTCCGCACACCGGCTGGCTCGCGGGCTGGATGATGACGGTCGCGACGATGGTGTCGCTGGCCGCCGTCGCCCTCGCCTACCAGCTGACGCTCCCTCAGATCTCTAGTTTCTTCCAGGTGGTCGGCGATGGCACGGGCAAGTACGACGCGGCCGCCAACGCGGTCCTGCTCGGCACGATCCTGATCCTGTTCACCACCCTGGTCAACGCGTTCGGCGTCAAACTGATGGCCACCATCAACTCCGGCGGCGTCTTCATTGAACTGATCGCGGCTGTCGTCCTGGTGGTGCTGCTCGGCGCGAACATCACCCGCGGTCCGAGCGCCATCCTGCAGACCCACGGCTACGGACAGGGGCAGCCGCTCGGCTACTTCGGCGCGTTCCTGACCGCCTCGCTCGCCTCGGCGTACGTGATGTACGGCTTCGACACCGCCTCCTCGCTCGGCGAGGAGTCCATCGACCCCGCCCGCAACGCACCCCGCGCCATCCTGCGCGCACTGGTCGCCTCGTTCCTCATCGGCGGGCTGATCCTCCTCTTCGCGTTGCTGGCCGCCCCCGACCTGCACGCCAAAGAGCTGTCCGTGGACGGTTTGCAGTACGTGGTGAAGGCCGTGCTCGGCCATACGATCGGCGTGGTCGTGCTGTGGTGCGTCGTCATCGCCATCACCGTGTGCGCGCTGTCCGTGCAGACGGCGGGGCTGCGGCTGGCGTTCGCGATGGCCCGGGACAACAACCTGCCGGGCGGCTCGAAACTGGCCAGGCTCAGCCCGAGATTCCAGACCCCGGTGCTGGCCACGTGTCTGATCGGGATCGTGGCCGTCGTCATCCTCGTCGTCAACATCAACCAGCCGCAGATCTTCTCCGTCGTCACCAGCATCGCCATCGTGATGATCTACATCGCCTATCTGCTGGTGACGCTGCCGCTGCTGGTACAGCGGCTGCGCGGCCGTTGGAGCCCGGCCCCCGGCAGCTTCTCGCTGGGCCGGTTCGGGATTCCGGTCAACATCCTGGCCGTGCTCTGGGGCGCCGCGATGACCGTCAATCTGCTGTGGCCGCGCGCCGCGGTCTACAACGCCACTGGACCGCAGCACTGGTATCTGCGGTGGGGCGGCGTCCTGTTCGTCGGTGCCGTCAGCGTCGGAGGCTTCCTCTACTACTGGTTCGTCCAGCGCAAGCAGACCGGCGTGCTCGCCGAGCACGCCGTGGGCGAGGTGCCCGAACCGATGGCCCACGGCGGACCGTAG